A segment of the Streptomyces sp. XD-27 genome:
CGCCGAGGAGCGGGGACCGCGCGCGCTCGCCGACATCCATCCGCGGATGCCGCTCGTGCTCACCCCGGATCGCTGGGCGGCCTGGCTGGACCCGGCCCGCACCGATCCGGCGGACCTGCGGGAGCTGCTGGTCCCGCCGCCCGCGGAGCTGCTGCGGGCGTACCCCGTCGGCACCGGCGTCAGTGACGTGCGCAACAACGGCCCGGAGCTCGTGGCGGAGCTGGACGCGCCCGAGGTGGACACGCTCTTCTAGTCCCATGAGCACACGGAGTCCCATGAGTACACGCTCGAAGAGCGCCGGGTCCGGGAGCGGGACCGTTCCGCGCGGCGGGACCGTTCCGCGTAGCGAGACCGTTCCGACCCCTGTGGGGGACGCCCGCGTCACCTGGCACGACGCCCGCCGGGCCCGCGCCGTACTCGCCGTGAGCCATGGCGCCGGCGGCGGCATCGAGGCCCGGGACCTGCGGGCGCTCGCCGCCGCCCTGCCGCCGCGCGGGATCACCGTCGCCCTCGTCGAGCAGCCCTGGCGGGTCGCGGGCAAGAAGGTCGCGCCGGCGCCCCGGACCCTGGACGCCGGATGGACGGCACTGTGGCCCGCGCTGACCGCACCCGGCCTGCCCGTCGTCGCGGGCGGGCGCAGCGCCGGGGCGCGGGTGGCCTGCCGTACGGGCCGGGAGCTCGGGGCGCGCGCCGTCCTCGCCCTGTCCTTTCCCCTCCACCCACCGGGGAAGCCGGAGAAGTCGCGCGCGGAGGAGCTGACGGAGGCCGGCCTGCCGACGCTGGTCGTCCAGGGCGGACGGGACCCCTTCGGGCGTCCCGAGGAGTTCCCGTCCCCGCTCCCGGCCGGGACCGAGCTGGTGGAGGTGGCGTACGGCGACCACGGTTTCGCCGTCCCGAAGTCGGCCGGCACCACGCAGGACGAGGCCCTCGCGGCCCTGACCGCGGCGGTGGCGGATTGGCTGGAGCGGATCACCGCCTGACCGCCGGCGTCACGCGGTGGGAAACGGGGCGAGATCCGGGAATGCGACGCGGGTAGCGCGTGTTGGACCGGGCGTCGGAATGTCGATGCATGGTTCGTCACAGGCAGTCGCACGAGGAGAGGGAGTCCCCCGCATGGGTTCGCTTGCTTGCCCGGCCCGTCCGCAGCCCGCCGACCTCGACTGGTCGCAGCTGAAGGTCGAGCCTGCCGCCGAAATAGAAGCGGCGAGCGGACCGGATGGTCGTCTATTCTCCGATTCGAGCGGGTCCGCATCCGGTCCTGCCACAGTGTTGGAGGAGGTGGGTCAGGTCACTGGGACCGACGCGGGGGCCGACGGCACGCACGAGGGACCGGTCGAGGGACGGGCCGCGGAGACGGACGCCGAGCGCAACGCGCGCTTCGAGCGGGACGCGCTGACCTTCCTCGACCAGATGTACTCCGCCGCACTGCGCATGACACGCAACCCGGCCGATGCCGAGGATCTGGTGCAGGAGACGTACGCCAAGGCGTACGCGTCCTTCCACCAGTTCCGTGAGGGCACCAACCTCAAGGCGTGGCTGTACCGCATTCTGACCAACACGTTCATCAACTCGTACCGCAAGAAGCAGCGTGAGCCGCAGCGCAGTGCCGCCGAGGAGATCGAGGACTGGCAGCTGGCGCGCGCCGAGTCGCACATGTCGACCGGGCTGCGCTCCGCGGAGTCCCAGGCGCTCGACCACCTCCCCGACTCCGACGTGAAGGAAGCCCTCCAGGCGATCCCCGAGGAATTCCGCATCGCGGTCTATCTCGCGGATGTCGAAGGGTTTGCGTACAAGGAGATCGCCGACATCATGGGTACCCCATCGGTACGGTGATGTCCCGTCTGCACCGTGGGCGGCGCCAGCTGCGCGGTCTGCTGGAGGACTACGCCCGTGGACGCGGGCTCGTCCCGGCGGGCGCGGGCGCTGCGGCGGACGAAGGGCACGATCGGAAAGGCTCGGACTCATGAGCTGCGGAGAGCCGCACGAGACGGACTGCTCCGAGGTTCTCGACCACCTCTACGAGTTCCTCGACCACGAGATGCCCGACGGTGACTGCGCCAAGTTCGAGACGCACATCGACGAGTGCTCGCCCTGCCTGGAGAAGTACGGCCTGGAACAGGCCGTGAAGAAGCTCGTCAAGCGGTGCTGCGGCCATGACGACGTCCCCCGCGACCTGCGGTCGAAGGTCATGGGCCGGATCGAGCTGATCCGCTCCGGGCAGGTCGATGCCGAGGTGGACCTGCGCAGCGCGCTGCACGGTGAGTGCGGCGAGCCGGACCGGCCGACCACGGCCCAGGCCGATCGGCCGACCACAGCCGAGGCGGATCTGCCCACCGCCGCCCAGGACTGAACCCCGATCTCACCCGAAGGTGTGCATTAGACGGGCTCATACGGCCTAATCCTCCGATGCGCCCGCCTTGCTCCTCGCACGGCAATATCCTCCCCATCCTGACGGCGTGGCCTGAACGGATGGGAGGAGGGCGCCATGCGGGCACTTCCCCCGGGGGCGTGCGCCTATATCCTGTGCGCCGCCCTTTCGGCGGCGGTCTGCGCCGCCCCCGCCGTGGCTCCGGACGCCGCGACGCCCTGGGCCACCGTGCTGCCGGTCGCCGCGCTCTACACCGCCGTGTGCGTCGGCCCCTCCGCCGAGTGGGGCACCCCGGTGCTGCTCGCCGGGGCCATGCTGCTGCCGCCGCCCGCCGCCGCCCTCGTCGCCGTACCCGGCGGGCTCGCGGGTCCGGCCGAGCCGCGGGCGGCGGGCGCGCGCCGGGTCTGGCATGCCGCGCAGCTCGCCCTCGCCTCCGCCGCCGCCTCCTGGGCGTTCGGGCCGGGCTTCGCGTCCGTGTCCGGGGCGGCGGACGGCCCGCGGGCGGTCGCGGGTGCGGACCTGCCGTACGTGCTGCTGCCCGCCGCGGTCGCCGCGCTCGTCTTCTGCCTGGTGCGCGTCGCCCTGGAGGGGGGCATCCTGGTCACCGCCGAGCACCATGGGCCGAGCACGGCCTGGCGCGGGCCGCTGGCGCGCTCGCTCGCACCGCACCTGGTCCACGGCTCGGCCGGGCTCACGATGGCGCTGCTGTGGCGCAGTTGCTACGGGCCGACCGCCGCGCTCCTGGTGCTGCTGCCGATGTGCGTCTCGGCGTCCGTCTTCGCGCTCTACCACCGCAAACGCGCCGCCCACCAGGCCACCATCCGGGCCCTCGTCCAGGCGGTCGACATCAAGGACCGCTACACCCGCGGCCACAGCGAACGGGTCGGCCGCGCCTCGGTGATGATCGCCCGCGAGCTCGGCATGGGCGGCGAGCGGCTGGAGGCGCTGCGGATCGCGGGCATCCTGCACGACGTCGGCAAGCTCGGCGTCCCCACCCGGCTGCTGCGCAAGGACGGCCCGCTGACCGCCGACGAGCGCCGGATCATCGAACTCCATCCGGAATACGGACACGAGATGGTGCGCGGAATCGGTTTCCTGGAGGAGGCGCGGACGGCGATCCTCCACCACCACGAGCGGCTGGACGGCAGCGGCTATCCGTACGGGCTCGCGGGGCGGGACATCCCCGAGTTCGCCCGGGTGGTGGCCGTCGCGGACGCGTTCGACGCCATGACCTCGACGCGTACGTACAGCAGGGCCCGCCCGGTGCCGTGGGCGGTGGAGGAACTGCAGCGCTGCGCCGGCACGCAGTTCGACCCGCGAATGGTGCGGGCGCTGGCGAGCGCGTTGGACCGGCACGGCTGGCACGCCGCCGTCACAGCGGACGCGCCGGAGCTCGCGCCGGGCGCGCAGGAGGCGCGCGGAAACGTCCCGCCAACCCGCCCGGACCCCGCCGCCCCCTGCCGCCCCCACCCCGCAGGACGTCGTCGCCCCAGGCCGCGGCACGGGCGCGGGCCACCGAGGAGGCCGCTCGTGAGCGGCGACCGGCGGCATGGAGGCGGAGGGGGCGGCACGCCCGAGGGCCCGGGAGGCGGCCGCATCGCCGAGTACGGCGCCGACGGCGCGGGCGGCGGCGCGACTGGAGGCGCGCCGGGGCGACCCGCTGTCACCGCGGGCCGCGGCACCGGTGCCGCCGTGACCGCGCCGGGCGCGGCCGCGGCACCGAGCAGCGCGCCCGCCGGTCCCGGCCCGGTCACCGATCTCGGTGCTGACCCCGGCTCTGGTGTGGCCACCGACCTCGGCGCGGCCACCGGCCCCGGCGCGGGACTCGGTCCCGCCTCGGGGACCGATGTCGACACCGGCCTCGGCGCGGCCACCGGCCTCGGCGCGGCCACCGGCCTCGGCGCGGCCACCGGCCCCGGCGCGGGGCACGGTCCCGCCTCGGGGATCGATCTCGACACCGGCCCCGGCCTGGCCACCGGCTCCGGCCTGACCACCGGTCCCGGCGCGGGGCACGGTCCCGCCTACGGGACCGATCTCGACACCGCCCCGGGCCTGGCCACCGGCCCCGGCCCGGCCACCGCCACCGGCCCCGATACGGCCCCCGGCTCTGATACGCCCTCGGCCACCGCCCCCCGTCCCGCCGGGGCTGACGGCTCCGGGCCGGGAGGGAGCGGTCGCCACCGAGCACCCGCGGAACCAGCCGCCGGGGCGGCGACGGCGGACACCTCGTGCGACCCGCTCACTCCCCGGCACGCCCGCCGCTGCTCGGCGACCGAGCCCGTGCCGCCCGCGCGCGTCCCCCGCGCGCCCCGCGCGCCCCGTACCGGGACGTACGCCGTGGGCGCGGTGTACGGCGCGGCCGGGGCGCTCACCCTGTTCGCGCTCGGGTGGACCCACTGGCACGGCGTCCGGGAACCCGGAGTCGCGCTCGCCTTCGGCGCGCTCATCGCCGTCGGCGAGGCGCTGCGCTGGGACGACGGTCCGGCCGCGCGCGGCCGCGCGGCCGGGTACGCCCCCGTCCGCGAGCGGGGCGGCGGGGCGGGCGGTGAGCGGGGGCCCGGCGCGCGGGAGCCCGCGCCCGTCGCCGCCGCGGGCGCTCTCGCCTACGCCCTGCTGGGGCGGCTCGGCGGCGAGCCCGTCAGCCACGGGGCGCTCCAGGTCGTCGCGGTCGCGGTCGCCGCCGGGCTGGTCGGCCTGACCCCGCGGGTGGCCCTCGGCCATCCGCCCCGGTTCGACCACCACGCGCGCCGGGTCCTCACCGTCGCCTTCGCCGCCATCTGCTTCCAACCGCTGTACGGCGACGGCAGATTGTCCCAGTGGTGCGGCGACGGCCCTGCCCATGTCCTCTGTCTGCTCGTGCTGCTCGGGCTCACCGCGTTGTGCGACGCCGTGCTGGCCGCCGCGCTCGCCCACGCGCGCACCGGCTGGCCGTACGCGCCGCTGCTCCGCGACGAGCTGTGCGCGCTGGCCTGCGTGGGGTCGGCGGTCTGCGCGACGGGGGTGGTGACGGCGCTGGCCGTGGCCGTCGCCGGGCTGTGGGCGCTGCCGGTGGTGTGCGTGCCGCTGCTGCTGACCCAGCACGCCCTGCGCCGCTACACCGACGTACGTGCCACCTACCGGCAGACCATCGCCTCGCTCGCGCGCTCGACCGAGATCGCGGGGTACACGCCCGCCGGTCACGCCCGCCGGGTCGCGGCGCTGAGCGGCGCGGTCGGCCGGGAGCTGGGGTTGTCCCGCCGTGAACTGACCGTGCTCGAACACGCGGCCCTCATGCACGACATCGGGCAGCTCTCCCTGATCGACCCGGTGCCGTCCGGCGCCACGGAGCAGCTGCCCGCCGCCGAGCAGCGGCGGATCGCCCTGCTGGGCGGCGCCGTCGTCCGGCAGACCGGGGCGCCCGCGCAGGTCGCGCAGATCGTCGAACAGCAGGCGGACCCGTACCGGGAGCAACCGCTGACCGCCCGGATCGTACGGGTGGCCAACGCCTACGCCGAGCTGGCGCAGGCCCCGGCCGACGCGGCGGACGGCCCGCTGCGCGCCGTGGAGCGGTTGCGGCTGGCCACGGCCCGCGACTTCGATCCGGCGGTGGTCGCGGCGCTCGGCCGGGTGCTCGCACGGTCCGGATCCACCAGGTGAGACACCGTGCGGGGGCCGCCGGGCACGGCAGAACCCATGGGTAATGAGCCGTGGCTCGAACCGGCATGGTTGGATGCGAAGTATGGGGAGTGGGGCGGCTCGCCAGTGGCAAGGAGGTGTGGTGGGGCACCGTTCCCCGGGGCGAATCTTGAGGGGCCGGGCTGAGATGTCCGCGAATCTGTGGCAGGTTGTCGTCAGGGGAGGCGACGCCGTCCGGCTCAAGGCATCTGGTGCGGGACAACGGAGAAACCGGCAGGCGGGAATCGTGAAGATCTTCGGCAAGGTACGGCACCGGCCCTCCGCCTCGTGGCGGCAGGCCACCGACCGTGCGTTCACACTCATCGGCGACGGCCGGTACGAGGACGCCGGTGCGCTGCTGACCCGGGCCGCCGACATGGAGCCGTGGCTGTCCGAGTCGTGGTTCAACCTGGCGTTGCTGCACAAGTTCCGGCACGACTGGGAGCAGGCGCGCGCCGCGGGCCTGCGCGCCGTCACCCTGCTGGACCGGGAGACCGGCGCCCCGGACTGGTGGAACGTGGGCATCGCCGCGACCGCCCTGCAGGACTGGCCGCTGGCCCGCCGTGCCTGGCAGGCGTACGGGCTCAAGGTGCCCGGCAAGCAGGACACCGGCGCGGCCGTCGGCGAGCCGGTGGGCATGGAGCTGGGCAGCGCGGCGGTCCGGCTGTCGCCGGAGGGCGAGGCCGAGGTGGTGTGGGGCCGGCGGCTGGACCCGGCCCGTATCGAGGTGCTGAGCATTCCGCTGCCGTCGTCCGGGCGGCGCTGGGGCGAGGTCGTGCTGCACGACGGCGTCCCGCACGGCGAGCGGACGACGACGGGCGCGGACGGCACCGTGCGGGCCTACCCGGTCTTCGACGAGATCGAGCTGTGGGCGCCGTCCCCGGTGCCGACCTGGGTGGTGCTGCTGGAGGCGGCCACGGAGGCGGACCGGGACGCGCTGGAGCGGCTGGCGGCGGACGCGGGCTTCGCGGCCGAGGACTGGTCCTCGTCGGTGCGGCTGC
Coding sequences within it:
- a CDS encoding alpha/beta family hydrolase — protein: MSTRSKSAGSGSGTVPRGGTVPRSETVPTPVGDARVTWHDARRARAVLAVSHGAGGGIEARDLRALAAALPPRGITVALVEQPWRVAGKKVAPAPRTLDAGWTALWPALTAPGLPVVAGGRSAGARVACRTGRELGARAVLALSFPLHPPGKPEKSRAEELTEAGLPTLVVQGGRDPFGRPEEFPSPLPAGTELVEVAYGDHGFAVPKSAGTTQDEALAALTAAVADWLERITA
- the rsrA gene encoding mycothiol system anti-sigma-R factor, producing MSCGEPHETDCSEVLDHLYEFLDHEMPDGDCAKFETHIDECSPCLEKYGLEQAVKKLVKRCCGHDDVPRDLRSKVMGRIELIRSGQVDAEVDLRSALHGECGEPDRPTTAQADRPTTAEADLPTAAQD
- a CDS encoding HD-GYP domain-containing protein, which translates into the protein MYGAAGALTLFALGWTHWHGVREPGVALAFGALIAVGEALRWDDGPAARGRAAGYAPVRERGGGAGGERGPGAREPAPVAAAGALAYALLGRLGGEPVSHGALQVVAVAVAAGLVGLTPRVALGHPPRFDHHARRVLTVAFAAICFQPLYGDGRLSQWCGDGPAHVLCLLVLLGLTALCDAVLAAALAHARTGWPYAPLLRDELCALACVGSAVCATGVVTALAVAVAGLWALPVVCVPLLLTQHALRRYTDVRATYRQTIASLARSTEIAGYTPAGHARRVAALSGAVGRELGLSRRELTVLEHAALMHDIGQLSLIDPVPSGATEQLPAAEQRRIALLGGAVVRQTGAPAQVAQIVEQQADPYREQPLTARIVRVANAYAELAQAPADAADGPLRAVERLRLATARDFDPAVVAALGRVLARSGSTR